The segment CTGACACTGCTTCGCGCCCACCCTGATCTTGCAGGCAAGCTTGCCTTGGCGGAACTGACGCATTCCTCGCAGAATGAACAAACCGGTGCCGGACTTGATCAATGCACGCCAGACGAACTTGCCCGTTTTACGCAATTGAATGACGACTACAAAAAGAAGTTCGGTTTCCCGTTCATTTTTGCTGTCAAAGGGTTCCATCGGACCGACATCCTGAACGCATTCGAACGCCGCGTTAAAAACGATGTTGAAACCGAATTTAACGAGGCCATCCATCAGGTACATCGTATCGCCAAGCTGCGCCTCGAAGCCCTTTGATCGCCAATGACTGGCCTGAACAAAATAACCAATAATCAGGATTTAAAAGCCATGAGCCATCACACAAACCTTGATGCCCCGGAATTTACCCGGCGTTTTGTCAATTTGGCCGATGAACGTCTGGGCGCAGAGGCAATCTTTGCGACCGATGATTTCTTTGCCGAC is part of the Thalassospira lucentensis genome and harbors:
- the uraD gene encoding 2-oxo-4-hydroxy-4-carboxy-5-ureidoimidazoline decarboxylase, whose product is MTKPEKSLFETRPPSTLAQSAFVSLYGGVYEHSPWIAKQLYDRGITSALDTPDALADAMAAVVNGAVDDDKLTLLRAHPDLAGKLALAELTHSSQNEQTGAGLDQCTPDELARFTQLNDDYKKKFGFPFIFAVKGFHRTDILNAFERRVKNDVETEFNEAIHQVHRIAKLRLEAL